The following are encoded in a window of Rosa chinensis cultivar Old Blush chromosome 4, RchiOBHm-V2, whole genome shotgun sequence genomic DNA:
- the LOC112197121 gene encoding uncharacterized protein LOC112197121, which translates to MVSIRISEEPFLRGLDRCKTNLIGRVTVPTKTPELVQHLRSLWSGLAPWIVEPLGRGFFMLQFNSLVDMQRVWSLGSVRLNSGMLRLIKWSPEFSPLTYKNTFAQVWVRLWDLGFAYWDQQTLFEIAAGVGTPLKLDPRTKNRTVGLYARVLIDVDFSHLLPDKLRITRANGEVVVIGVEYETEPEICSICGGIIGHLDASCRSAVLHNDDNVSQGRSLERSTLKKRKSAKSRRRRNLSKQVSCAPDKHLTVIKEVRLIPPSDQMEAGPLTIIPSESCDSVPPGFPRVTPVVEVQASSSTSTLVASHINPSTLVTDCNHALVIEQTDEIAREEGEFTPVLSKKSNKVLKQVEKSKKKVSRKPTGQALISMGAGLRHL; encoded by the coding sequence ATGGTTTCAATTCGCATATCAGAAGAACCCTTTCTTCGGGGACTCGATCGCTGCAAGACCAATTTAATTGGTCGTGTAACTGTGCCAACAAAGACTCCAGAACTTGTTCAACACTTACGGTCGCTCTGGTCTGGCCTTGCTCCTTGGATCGTGGAGCCACTTGGAAGAGGTTTTTTCATGCTTCAGTTTAATAGCTTGGTTGACATGCAACGCGTCTGGTCATTAGGTTCTGTACGACTCAACTCTGGGATGCTTCGTCTAATCAAGTGGTCACCTGAGTTCTCGCCATTAACCTACAAGAATACCTTTGCACAAGTCTGGGTGAGACTCTGGGATCTAGGGTTTGCTTACTGGGATCAGCAAACCTTGTTTGAAATAGCCGCAGGTGTGGGAACGCCCCTCAAGCTTGATCCGAGGACAAAGAATCGCACAGTGGGCTTGTATGCCAGAGTCTTAATTGATGTCGACTTCTCACACCTTCTTCCAGATAAACTCAGGATAACCAGGGCAAATGGAGAAGTGGTGGTGATCGGAGTGGAATATGAAACAGAGCCAGAAATTTGCAGCATCTGTGGCGGCATCATTGGTCATTTGGATGCTTCATGCCGTTCTGCAGTGCTCCATAATGACGACAATGTGAGTCAAGGCAGGTCATTGGAACGATCAACCTTGAAGAAAAGAAAGTCGGCCAAGTCGCGTAGGAGACGGAATCTTTCAAAGCAAGTGTCTTGTGCACCTGATAAGCATCTGACTGTAATTAAAGAGGTTAGACTCATTCCACCTTCTGACCAGATGGAGGCAGGTCCACTAACTATCATCCCATCCGAATCTTGTGACAGTGTACCGCCCGGTTTTCCTCGAGTCACCCCAGTAGTAGAAGTCCAAGCTTCTAGTTCTACGTCAACTCTAGTAGCCTCACATATTAACCCTTCTACTCTGGTCACAGATTGTAATCATGCACTGGTCATTGAACAGACTGATGAGATAGCTAGGGAAGAGGGTGAATTTACCCCGGTCCTctcaaaaaaatcaaataaggTCTTGAAGCAGGTTGAAAAGTCCAAGAAAAAAGTTTCCCGTAAACCCACTGGACAGGCTCTCATTAGCATGGGAGCTGGTCTTAGGCATCTATGA